The following coding sequences are from one Nicotiana tabacum cultivar K326 chromosome 1, ASM71507v2, whole genome shotgun sequence window:
- the LOC107797741 gene encoding putative bifunctional methylthioribulose-1-phosphate dehydratase/enolase-phosphatase E1 1 yields MAVASAAPLLAMNGAVKMATNSQAYLEGTKVKETKTLIAELCRHFYNQGWVSGTGGSITIKVHDDSIPKPQQLIVMSPSGVQKERMVEEDMYVLSSNGSVLSAPLAKPYPYKPPKCSDCAPLFLKAYEMRNAGAVIHSHGMESCIVTMLNPLLKEFRITHMEMIKGIQGHGYYDELVVPIIENTAHERELTESLTEAIKAYPKTTAVLVRNHGIYVWGDSWISAKTQAECYHYLFDAAIKLNQLGLDWTTPTHGPIHNSNGALSSTRNVKTSAKVGGLSLSGDIEPLWRCVVLDIEGTTTPISFVTDVLFPYARDNVGRHLDATYDSAETQEDIKLLRAQVQADLENGVVGAVPIPSDDAGKEEVIAALVTNVEAMIKADRKITALKELQGHIWQTGFQNNELEAVVFDDVPEALERWTALGLKVYIYSSGSRLAQRLIFGYTNYGDLRKYLCGFFDTTVGNKRETKSYTEITASLGVDNPSEILFVTDVYQEAIAAKAAGLEVIISVRPGNGPLPENHGFRTITSFSEI; encoded by the exons ATGGCAGTAGCTTCAGCAGCTCCATTATTAGCAATGAACGGAGCTGTAAAAATGGCGACAAATTCACAGGCATACTTAGAAGGAACAAAGGTCAAAGAAACCAAGACCTTAATAGCCGAATTATGCCGCCATTTTTACAATCAGGGTTGGGTTTCCGGCACCGGCGGCAGCATCACCATTAAAGTTCATGATGATTCCATTCCTAAACCTCAACAGCTTATCGTCATGTCCCCTTCAG GGGTGCAAAAGGAAAGGATGGTGGAAGAGGATATGTATGTGTTGTCTTCAAATGGATCTGTTTTATCTGCACCATTGGCCAAACCGTACCCGTATAAGCCTCCCAAGTGTTCTGATTGTGCTCCTTTGTTTTTAAAG GCTTATGAGATGCGTAATGCCGGTGCTGTTATCCATAGTCATGGAATGGAATCCTGTATAGTAACAATGCTCAATCCACTATTAAAAGAATTTCGG ATCACTCATATGGAAATGATCAAAGGAATTCAAGGGCACGGTTACTATGATGAACTTGTGGTCCCTATCATAGAGAACACTGCGCATGAGAGAGAACTCACGGAATCTCTTACAGAAGCA ATCAAAGCTTATCCAAAGACAACGGCCGTGCTGGTCCGAAACCATGGGATATATGTGTGGGGAGATTCCTGGATCAGTGCTAAAACTCAG GCTGAGTGTTACCACTATCTATTTGATGCTGCAATTAAGCTTAATCAGTTGGGACTGGACTGGACAACACCAACTCACGGTCCTATTCATAACTCCAATGGTGCTTTAAGCAGTACCCGAAATGTCAAAACGTCTGCAAAAGTAGGTGGTCTTTCTTTGAGTGGCGACATTGAGCCATTATGG CGCTGCGTCGTTCTGGATATTGAGGGAACCACGACACCCATATCATTTGTTACAgatgttctttttccttatgctcgTGATAATGTGGGGAGACATTTGGATGCAACATATGATTCAGCAGAAACCCAGGAGGATATTAAGCTTCTAAGAGCTCAA GTACAAGCAGATTTGGAAAATGGTGTTGTCGGTGCTGTACCTATCCCCTCTGATGATGCTGGGAAGGAGGAAGTAATTGCAGCTTTGGTTACCAATGTCGAGGCAATGATTAAAGCTGACCGAAAGATTACTGCCTTAAAGGAGTTACAG GGGCATATATGGCAAACCGGATTTCAAAATAATGAGTTAGAGGCAGTTGTTTTTGATGATGTGCCCGAAGCTCTTGAGAGATGGACTGCTTTAGGCCTCAAG GTGTACATATACTCAAGTGGAAGCAGATTGGCACAAAGGCTTATCTTTGGTTACACAAACTATGGAGACCTGAGAAAATATCTCTGTGGATTTTTTGATACAACAGTGGG gaataagagagaaacaaaaaGTTACACTGAGATTACGGCATCCTTGGGGGTAGATAATCCATCTGAGATTTTATTTGTGACGGATGTCTATCAAGAAGCCATAGCTGCAAAGGCAGCAG GTTTGGAAGTGATAATCTCAGTCAGGCCAGGGAATGGACCTCTACCAGAAAATCATGGCTTCAGGACAATCACATCCTTTTCAGAGATCTAA